A portion of the Candidatus Pristimantibacillus lignocellulolyticus genome contains these proteins:
- a CDS encoding MMPL family transporter, which yields MIQRIAACFTGKISKWVTLVVWILIALILTLTLPSVGDKEQNNAANLPSDAQSVLADQVIQQYFPNSTGVPALLVWHRDAGLTEEDFSIVRQLSEELTNNPLPSQESIIPLHMGIPIEVLTSEDGSTLILPITFTDETETEVLKENLVQMKEFINEKAGANIFEGELTDGLSARFTGPVGISVDATDLFLDADIVLLIATVLLVLVLLLVIYRSPILAIIPLVGVGFAYLVTSPILGWLAGNGWITVDSQAISIMTVLLFGAGTDYCLFLITRYRDDLRHEKNPRTALIHAFQNASGAIAMSGFTVVMALLVLLFAQYGSSHRFAIPFSLSILIMGIASLTLVPAILAILGRSSFYPFIPRTVEMEEERAIKRNKPVKKQKDQHRLWGKIGSFVTEKPWLVISITMIILIVLASFSTQLKYKYDLLSSFPDDMESREGFTIIGQTYTPGELAPITVIVKDNSDVNALANKVASHELVNNVTEAVVSEVDSSYSSFEVVLDIDPYSNDAMDYIPVLEEQLTAELGNTESFWIAGQTAGQYDTQQINDRDNSVIMPIVILLIVILLLVYLRSIIATIYLVVTVLVSFLAALGLGWIILHYGLGIDAIQAAIPLYAFVFLIALGEDYNIFMISGIWKKAKTMPLKQAVKEGVAETGEVISSAGLILAGTFFVLTQVPITILLQFGVITAIGVLLDTFIVRPFLVPALTVVCGKWAFWPSKHTTKK from the coding sequence ATGATTCAACGTATTGCAGCTTGCTTTACTGGCAAGATCAGCAAATGGGTTACACTAGTAGTATGGATATTAATTGCACTTATCTTAACCTTAACATTACCTAGTGTAGGGGACAAGGAGCAAAATAATGCTGCTAACTTGCCGAGTGATGCACAATCGGTGTTAGCAGATCAAGTTATTCAACAATATTTCCCTAATTCCACAGGTGTTCCAGCTTTATTAGTATGGCATCGCGACGCAGGATTAACCGAGGAAGACTTCTCTATTGTACGTCAATTATCTGAGGAACTAACGAACAACCCATTACCTTCACAGGAATCCATTATTCCTTTGCACATGGGTATTCCGATAGAAGTGTTAACATCTGAAGATGGCAGTACACTTATTTTACCGATTACATTTACAGATGAGACAGAAACAGAAGTGTTGAAAGAAAATCTAGTTCAGATGAAAGAATTCATTAATGAAAAAGCTGGTGCTAATATATTCGAAGGTGAGCTAACCGATGGCTTGTCAGCACGATTCACAGGGCCAGTAGGGATTTCTGTTGATGCTACGGATCTGTTCTTAGACGCAGACATAGTGTTGTTAATTGCAACGGTGTTACTTGTGCTCGTTCTATTATTAGTAATCTATCGTTCGCCGATTCTGGCGATCATTCCGTTAGTTGGTGTAGGATTTGCATACCTTGTAACAAGTCCGATACTTGGTTGGTTAGCAGGAAATGGTTGGATTACTGTAGATTCCCAAGCAATAAGCATTATGACTGTGCTATTGTTTGGTGCTGGTACCGATTATTGTCTATTCCTAATTACTCGCTATCGCGATGATTTACGACATGAGAAAAATCCGAGAACCGCATTAATTCATGCTTTCCAAAATGCTTCAGGTGCAATTGCGATGAGTGGATTTACTGTAGTAATGGCATTACTTGTATTGTTATTTGCACAGTATGGTTCATCACACCGTTTTGCTATTCCATTCTCACTTTCGATTTTAATTATGGGAATTGCTAGCTTAACGCTTGTTCCGGCTATACTAGCCATTTTAGGCCGATCTTCATTCTACCCATTTATCCCAAGAACTGTGGAGATGGAAGAAGAAAGAGCAATAAAACGGAATAAACCAGTGAAGAAACAAAAAGATCAACATCGCCTATGGGGTAAGATCGGTAGTTTCGTGACTGAAAAACCATGGTTAGTTATCTCCATTACAATGATTATATTAATTGTTCTTGCTTCATTCTCAACACAATTGAAATATAAATACGATCTGTTATCTTCATTCCCTGACGACATGGAATCTAGAGAAGGATTTACTATTATCGGACAGACGTATACTCCAGGTGAACTTGCTCCCATTACAGTTATTGTAAAAGATAATAGTGATGTTAATGCATTAGCTAATAAAGTTGCATCACATGAACTTGTTAACAATGTGACTGAAGCAGTTGTCAGTGAAGTAGATTCATCATATAGCTCATTCGAAGTGGTCCTTGATATTGATCCTTATTCTAATGATGCGATGGACTATATCCCTGTATTGGAAGAGCAGTTAACTGCAGAGTTAGGAAATACTGAGAGCTTCTGGATTGCAGGTCAGACAGCAGGTCAATATGATACCCAACAAATTAATGATCGAGATAATAGTGTCATAATGCCAATTGTCATTTTGTTGATTGTTATTTTACTATTAGTTTATCTTCGTTCTATCATTGCCACCATATATCTTGTTGTGACCGTTCTAGTGTCATTCTTAGCGGCTCTTGGACTTGGTTGGATTATTCTTCACTATGGACTTGGTATTGATGCAATACAAGCGGCAATTCCGTTGTACGCTTTCGTATTCTTAATCGCACTTGGTGAAGATTATAATATCTTTATGATCTCAGGTATTTGGAAAAAAGCGAAAACAATGCCGCTTAAACAAGCTGTCAAAGAAGGAGTAGCTGAGACAGGTGAAGTCATTTCATCTGCTGGACTAATTCTTGCAGGAACATTCTTTGTCTTAACCCAAGTGCCGATTACAATACTATTGCAGTTCGGAGTAATTACAGCAATTGGAGTACTACTAGATACATTTATCGTTCGACCGTTCCTTGTACCAGCGCTTACGGTGGTGTGTGGGAAGTGGGCTTTCTGGCCAAGCAAGCATACTACTAAGAAGTAG